The genome window aaaattgCCAGCCCTTCTGGTTTACCGGTCTAAGTAATATCAGCCCTGCCTTTCAAGTGAATGCTGGTGCTTTACAGAAGGAGGAGTTCCTGACTGTTAGGCACTACTTCATCAACACCaggaaagataatttaaaaaaaaaagtatgtcttCAGTTTTCTGGTATTTGTAGGAATATTATTTCATCAGCCTAATCTGggaaatttcagtatttcacaaTGGGAGAGTAACATTCCCGTCAGTGACTGCTTTTTCAGCCTTCAGTGAGAAGGCAGATCACTGTGTTTCCAGAGACACTAAAGAAACATTCTGTGACTGTTCCCATAAATGACAGGTAGATAGAGGTATAGATACAGATAGTTATTTAATTCCAGATCTTTGGTTGTTTGAATTGGCTGTGGTTGTTGGAGTTAATTTATAAGCATGGTTGTTTTTTTGAACTTCACATAAATTATTTACTCTCCAGTCTATAAAACCAAAGTTTCTTCTGTATTGTGAATTTTATTCACTTAGGGTTGTTTATCTCTCTTTCATACTGGCAACAAATTAACTACAGTTAGTTCTAGCACTTAGTTACTGTAGTACAGCATAAATTGTATCATGAACTTACCTCATATTTATTAAGGGAAAAGACTTAAATAGGATCTGTCTGATATCTTTTagtctctgaatattttttttttttttaacttgtgcTGTAATTAATCTCCTGGAaacctgaagggaaaaaaaaatcaaattacttaCAAAGGCTGTTTTCTGGTTCTTAAGCTTCTcaacaaaatgaaggaaaacacacCCCTATTTATAAATATCACCTTACGgcaatttttaaatgtcactgtaacaccatttatttttgcaataaagTCCCATTTGTTCTATTAGAATAAAATTCTATAAACACATACTCTAAATATGAGCAAATTCTAAACTACAGAACACTGACTTaagttttaaaacactgtttacTGTTGGCTGATGAATGCTTGCTTCTCCTACCAATTTTGAAAGTACAAACCAAGGAAGGCTAGGTTACAGAAATGCCTGATCAACTGTATAAAAAGACATGTTACAACATTTCTGATCTAGGGAATCCCCTTAGTGGGTAAACACAGTATGATTTGGGAAAGTAATTAAATACCTCTAATGTGCTtagtcacacacacacaaaaaaaaaaaagtaaaagttttaCTTTAACAGTTACTTAAAAAAGTTAAgaacttttaaattattcagtgaTGTAGTTTCTGGGCTCAGGTGTGGTACTGGACACACCTTGAAGACTTGTGAGTTTCAGACAAGCTAATCATCCATACTGGGAAATTTTGCCATACGTTTAATTAACTCAAAAATGCCCAAACACTATTAAAAATTCTTGGCTCCTAGACATGAAATCTGCTTACCTTAACTGCCAAGAGGTAATTGCATACTGCAAACTGTGTACTTACCTAGTTGTggaaggtttgtttttcttacacaCTACATTTTGTGTGGGTGCATTAGAAGAAACACTGTGGTCAAAAAGATCTTTTTATGCAAGTGACTTCAGAACAAGGTTTAAAAGTACAAATTTAAATCCTCATGCCTCTGCTACCTATTTCAGCATAACTTGTTAAGCTACAGACAGTGGAGTGTTTGGGCCCTTTATAAGTGCTACCAATGTGTTTCTTATCTTTAAGAATAGTTTTCTATGCTTAAATGTGTCTTCCATTATGTTGCAGGAGGCCAAATGTGCatatatcatcatcatcatggcTGTGTACTGGTGCACTGAAGTGATCCCACTGGCTGTTACCTCCCTCATGCCTGTGGTATTCTTCCCTCTGCTTGGAGTTCAGAGCTCTAAATCAGTAAGGAACAGTTCTTGTTCAATCCAGGTCTGATACAGGGATGTCCATTGCTCTGACCCGGCATCAATATTTAGCAAATAAGTGTAATATCAAAGCGCTCCAGTTCTGTAGTGCTTTATGAACATATTGAGCAGGTTCAGGGTTCCTGTATGGGAAGATGCTGACTTAAGTACACATTTGCCCAAAATGTTAAGGGCATGGGGCTTGAGGTGGTAGAGGGGAAGGTCCGTTTCTGGGCATGGATCCTGCTGGAGAGCATCCCACTAGTGCCAGCAGCTTGTCGTCCCATGGGAGAGCAGTGCTGACATATCCTCTGGGAGATTTCAAAATGCACGGGACAAACTTCTGCTAACAGGGTAGACAGCATGATGCCAGCAAGTACACCGCGTCCCCTCCAAAGCTCATTCTGGCTGTTTGTGCAGGTGCTTTAGTCCAAGGGAGAGAGGCTGTATTTAGGTGCTGTAGCTGAGGTTCATTACTGGCCTGGAAAGGGCAGGTGGGGTTGCTAAAGGTGAGGAGAAATCCATTTTGGAGCTCAGCATTTCTAGTATCGACACAATACTTTGATCCCCTAACAATGTTTTAGGAAACTGCTGTCATTTTGTACTTTATTATAAACTCCTGGTGATCCGAATACAAGGTTCATGATGCACAAAGAGCCCCTGCACTAGACAGCTCAGCACTGAGACAGGGGACCAAAAGTTCAGGAAACTGGAGGTAGCTCTGCTTCTGCCAATGTTGGGATGGGGCCTGGTGCAGTAAATGGCTTTGAGAGGATGGAAGGCAACATGTTCTAGTGAAGCTGGCAAGAGACAACATTTGGGCCCCTGACCtaccttctctttctttcaggtGTGCTTGCAGTACCTAAATGACACAAACATGCTCTTCGTTGGAGGGCTGATTGTTGCAATTTCTGTTGAACAGTGGAATCTTCACAAAAGGATTGCGCTGAGGGTCCTGCTGATTCTTGGGGTGAAACCTGCACTGTAAGAGTATTACATTACTTCTTCCTTGCCTGTGTCAATTTAGCAGAGGCCTAGGGATGGTGTTTAACAGTCAGCAGAGAAGGGAACCTACAAGAACCTCTTCAGCTGCACTTGTACAGAGTTTCCAGAGGTGAAGTCTGGCAGCAGGAACAGCTTATTTGTCcttcagccaaaaccagcatctgGCTAAATTCTAGATGCTTGCCATTGGGGACAAAATGATGACAGATTTAATCATGCACAAACTGAGGTAAATGGGTTTCTGGGATTCCTTCAGTGAAGGTAGCAGAGCTGTCTTAGAAGGGTATCTGGCCCTGCTTTGTATTACTGGACACTACACACATccctgcctgggctctgctttcTAAGTTACAGTGACTATAAAGCCTAGcagcatctgttttctttcctccttcctcctctgcctatttctctcttttcagccTCATGCTGGGATTTATGATAGTCACCGCCTTCCTGTCTATGTGGATAAGTAACACAGCCACCACGGCTATGATGGTTCCCATTGTCCAGGCTGTCCTGGATCAAATGGACAACACAGAGCATGATGTGACCATGATGGAACAAGCAGCTGGGCAAACAAATACGGTGATTGAGCTGGACGAAAAGAATGCATCAGATCCCACTTCAGTGCATGGTAAGGGCCTACTCAGCGGTGAGTTGATTCTGCTGAACTTGCTACGCTCAGAGCTCCCTGACCTAGAAGGAGTTCTCTGGACCTTTTCCAAGGAAAGAGGATGGTCACCTGACTGAAAATCCCTAAATGCATGACATTTAGGCTTTACAAAAAGGCTTCCAATTTTGGTGGCTGCCATTTTGTTATGCTTAGTGCTAAATCCCATGCAgatctatttttgtttctgggGCAATAAATATCTCTCTGTTGACCAGATTGTATACAGAagtggggagaagaaagaggaatacTTTAAAAGCGACTTGGAAGAGAGGAGCTGGTGTTATTTGACTCACAGTAGACAAACTACTCTTTGGAACCCTTTAAAGTGTAATCTTACCCTGATGCTTGACTCCACAAGGTCCTTCTGCCAATGCTGTGGTTCTGCAGTAGGTTTCACTTGACTTGAACTATGTACACAAACTCGGTCCCTCTGatttcactgctctgctgtgctgttacAGAGAGctatattattaaatattcttAAAGATCAGATCTTTCAGAGGAGGAAGGATTGTCTTGGGGATTTTCATGGAGATGTGATTTCACCAAATTAGCAAGTCGATCTGCCATGATACCCTGTGTGACTATGTGCAAGAACAAGTGCAAATGTTGGTAGTGCGTACTGTGTCCCACACTTCAAACCTGCCTGGGACACACCATGCCCATTTTCTGGCTTACCTGTCCATGGAAGACACAGTGTAGAAGAAGGGTGTTTATGTGTGCCAGACATTGCTCTGTTATGAGTTTGACTCATAACTGCCATATTTGTTTGGACCTTGGAGGCGTAGTCTAGATACAGCTGTGATCTCTGCTTTTTGCTTGCTTCATTTCTTACCTCACTTGTGAAGGGAGAATGCACTATGATTACGCAAAGCTCAGATGCTGTGTTTATGTAAGATGTGCAAGCCCACAAGAATGCCACTTGGTCACAGACTGTTCTGTAAGGTTGCTCATTTCTAGCTTCCAAACAGTTGTATTTAACATAAGTTTTCATATTTGCAAATGCTCTTTTTCATGTTGATTCTTGACTCCCAAAACTGGACTTCTGCTGTAAGACAAGTGATaataattttgctgtttttctgtccaCTTAGAAGGATCTGCTTGGCTTTGctgactgatttattttaacatgtaGTGAAGGTAATAAATGTGTGcaaaaaaatactctttggCATTGTTGAGTTGGTTGTAATTGCCATCAACTCATTGTCCTGCTCCATTAGTCCAGTCAGGCTTCAAGATTAGACTGTTAACCTCAGAGAACAATGGACACAGCAGCAAAATTTCACAGTTGGTATAAACTGACATATTAATCTTAACAGTTATGACAGGCAAGAatttggttttgggtggggATTTTTCTGCCCATATTCACAGCTGTTAAAGCTAGTTGGGTTCTTATTGTGGTATTGGAATGATTCCATTGACTACAATATCTGGCTGGTGGTAAGCCTCTGTGTGATACAGGAAATTACTGCTGAGGAACTGTGGCACCGATATGGACAGCAGCATTCTTGGATCATGCAGACCCAGATCTCTTCAGCTCTTCATTAACACGGGTCCAAAGTATTTAGGAACATatctgtatgttttttaaattaaaataaatggcatACACAAACTAGAAGTGCTGAGCCTGCAGACCCTGCCTGTCCTGAAGTCTCTGCCTTCCTAACACAACCTGAGGCAAGTCATGTTCTTTGTGTCTAGTCATAAGCAATGGACAGGTCCCTGATGACCCCAGAtcttctgaggaaaagaaaatgaggaaacgTATATGTAAGGGAATGACACTTTGTGTATGCTATGCTGCCAGCATTGGAGGAACTGCAACACTCACCGGAACAGGACCAAACATGGTATTGAAAGGCCAGATGAATCAGTAAGTCattcttgctgtttcttttactgATACTATCTTACTGCTGTAACCAACTGACTAGTCTTAGATGACAGTTTCAGTTGCAAACTATAAGCAATAACCAGTTGATGAACTGAGAGAGAGGTATGTGTATCAAGTGATAGGCTTCATTGTTCTGCTTCGGCCTTTTTCAGGCAGCTTATGTGCTGGTATTATAGGTCCCCTGAGAAACTCGAAAATACTTGCTGGTAATTGGCAGACAGCTGGTTGATGATGAGATACTGGTTCTTCTGCCTCctctttttaaattgaaatgcaGCACATCAGCAGAGGAACTGCAGTGAAGAGCATCAGAAGAATGTATGGTTAACTCTTCTCATAAGCACACTGAAGAGAGCTAAAAATAGCTTAGCCTCTCCTATAATATTATTCCCCCCATGCTGTGGTTGTGGAAACTGTACAGATACtgttggaaaggaaaggagttaTCCACAAAATACTCTCTTTGCTAAACTGAGTTTGGGAATTGATTCAAATGCAGTTAGGCTATGGATGTTGCCTATGATTACTTGTAATGGTTGTCCTAGATTTACATGTATAATTGTCACTAGCACATATTAAAGGGAGAGTAGATTACCAAATGTTTTGACATTCgtacagaaagcatttttcttttcaggttatACCCCAACAATAATGATATTGTGAATTTTGCTTCCTGGTTTGGGTTTGCATTCCCAAACATGATTCTGATGTTGGTACTAGCTTGGCTTTGGCTACAGTGCTCCTTCATGGGACTCAAGTGAGTATTTAACTACATGATATTGTGTAAATTCCTCAGCTAATGCAGATCACCTTACTGAGAAATCTGGATAAAACAAATGCACTGACAAGTTATTAATTTGGTAGCAGAGAGCAGTTCCATTTCACAGCAGCTTTGGAGGTCTGGAAACCTTTTGTGTTCATGGGAGTTGCAGTAAGGCAAAAGCTTTATACGTTCTTACTGTTGAGACAGAATtgccagttttatttttgaatttcaCGTGTGAGAATTTCAACCCTAGGAGAGCTAGCATATCTGTTTTGCTAACTTTGATTCAAAACTGAGTTTTTCATCCCAGGTTGCTCCAAACTGGACAGAGACTTACTTCCATTCATAGACCCCATTCTTCTGTGAGAACTGTCATGTCCCCATGAAATACTTTGCCACTGttgtcatttctttcttcctggcCTCTGCTGCAGTCCATGTCTGTCCCCAGGAGTGACAGCTTCAGAGTGGCAAGCACGTTAAATCCCTCTAGTGTGTCAATActtacagtattttcttctccctttttcttaaagctttaaaaaaagctggggctgtgggacagAGAGAACTGcgaaagaaaaagctgcataCAACGTGCTGAAggcagaaatgaagaaactaGGCCCTATCTCTTATGCTGAATTCAATGTCCTCctaatgtttgttttgctggttCTCTTGTGGTTTTCCAGACACCCAGGCTTTGTAAAAGGCTGGGCCACCAGGCTCTTCCCAGAAGGAGAAAAGTAagtttttagggttttttttatcccGTACCCTCTTGGTTGCGAATCAGATTCCCTTGCTCTTACATTCCATTTTGAGTGTGGGGTCATTCATTCCAACCTTATCTGAATTCACGTGTTTGCTGGGCTTGATCCTATTGCTGATGTGTGAGATCACCAGTTGATCTGTTGTTTGACAGTTTGTACTGCAACGAAGGCCGGAGACGGGGACATGGAGCAAGCTGAACCTcataaaggaagagaaaattctGTAATGCTGGTCTCAGTCACACTGATGTACACCTTAGTATTTTGTTTGTATGAACTCCAATCAGTTGTGGTGTCATTTCAATATTTGGTAATATCACCTGTGAACAATAGAATTCACTGGGAAATTGATTCTGTGCCTTGAATGGCTTCTTTGCATAATGTCTGTGGCATATTAAGAGCATAAAATGCACAATGGGACTATTATTCAGGCTATTTCTTTACACATCCTTCTTTGAGATACAACTGTTGAATCTTGGCTTCACCACAGAGAAGGAGGCAAGgaaccctgctcccaggagccATTGTCATCTGTGACTCTGGTTATTAATGTGTATTGTAGCTAGTTTATTACTCTGTGTGTGTTGTGGCAGGTCCGAGAGACCTCAGTCATGAGCTAATGATCCATTTTGCTAATGTACAAGCCCCAAAGAGGATGACAAAGAGCAGTGACTGCAATGCTGGAAGGCAGCCATCTTCTAGgataaaaatgtctgttttctaagcaatattctcttttcttctttaggtACATCACTGATTCTGCTCCTGCTGTGTTTATTGCCCTGCTACTGTTCATCCTTCCTGCTAATAAACCCAAATTCATAGGCTGGAATCCAAGCAGGTCTGACCCTGAACAGACTGAAGAAGGTATTTAAAGGAGGAATTGTAACACTGCGAAACAGTTAGCCAGCTCCAGCTAACATGGCAGAAACATGTACTGGATTTGCATGCAGTTCTTCAGGGTAGCTCACCTTGCTGACTTcttgggcagggctggggcacggTCCCTGCTTGTGTGTATTACCCTTACCCTGTGCAGGTTTCTCAGTAATATGCATCTGCCTGTTGGGTCTTTCCCTATATCTTACAGAGGAGGAGACAAAATGTCTTCACTCTCCTAAAACatgttctgcttttcatttctcacTTCAGAtataaaaaagccatttttatcAGCCCCGCTGCTAGACTGGAATGTGGTTCAGAGGAAGATGCCCTGGAgcattgtgctgctgctgggaggaggttTTGCTTTGGCTGATGCAAGTGCAGTATGTCCTgacatctgtttttctctgacTCAAAGGCGAACTTCCCTGGTTTGTTATCTGGTCCTGTATTACTGGGCATGCACCCAAAGCCAAACCCAGTAGAGATGTTCAATCCAAATTAGCAAAAATTGGGCAGAGAGGTGAATGCTTGTGCCTCTTTTTTAGGAAATTGTGTGCTCTGACTAAATTTCTTGAATTTATCTTACCTCTTGGAGGCTGCCAAGTAATTTGGGATTTTCACTGGCTGGACAGACCAGAAAAGCAGcctttcttatttctgttattatcccgctcccagccctggcTAGAAAAATAGAAGTAGAGATAACACTTGTAAGATTCTCAGAACCATTTGAGGTTTATTTAAAGGATATATATCTTCAGATTTAAACCAAACCACTACTGAAGTGGACAGGAAGAAAATCATTGTGGGTAGATATCTTCCAAAATTGTGTACAGTGGGTTTTCTTGAACTTCTTGTCCGTGGCTGTTGCCAGGCAATATGCCACATTCCATAAGCACATGGTTTGATCCTGTGTTCATAAATTCACAGAAAAGGCAGCTGAATTCCCAAACCATGAGGTGAACCATAATGTTTCCTTCCATCACTGCTAAGATGCATCTAAATCAAAGCAAGCCTTAGCTATCAACAGTGTCATGCTTTGGGGAAATTCATATTCAGATCTAAGTTTTGTGGCTAGGTAGTTTTACACCATGGGGCAAATTAAAGCGCGAGGGTCTTACATTCATCTACATGCATCATACATACATTATTAAAACTCCAGAGCATTATAAGCCATCAAGTCAAAGGTTCTGTAAGCTGCTTGAGTCAATCACTGCCTATGTTCCTACAACAGAGCATTCATACAGCATCAGTATCTTCAGAAACCTTAGAAAAACATGCCAGGAAACTTCTGAAGTGATACATTAAGTATTTGCAATATTGTCATCAATAATTGTTTCTGTTTAGCAAAACCCCATAATTTTGTAACCAAAGTGTGAGCAGGCAAAATCAGGAAAGTTGGATTTGGTATTATGTCTAGTTGGCAAGGAATTTCTTTTAGTGTTAGTGACAGATTGTTGTACTTTCATGCATGGTGTTTATATAATTCAGGAGTCAGTTAGCATTATTTGGTAGGAATGTTGCATATAACATGAGTTCCCAGTTCATGAGCTAGGGGTTCTAAGTCTCActgaaaaccacttttttttcttgtcagaaCTCTGGACTCTCAGCTTGGCTGGGTCATCAAATGACTCCACTAGGATCTATCCCACCATGGGCCATTGCAACAGTACTTTCGCTTATTATAGCTGTCTTCACTGAATGCACCAGTAATGTTGCCACAGCCACCCTCTTCTTACCTGTCTTTTCATCCATGGTATGTATGATGACTTCCATCCTGTTATCCTATCAGCTGGGAGATTGGAGTTAAACTGACAGTCTCTAGTGGCAAAGCAATGCCATATTTGTTGTCCTGAATGTTGCTTCAATGTTAATCTGAAAGCCAGTAATGAAACAGTCCACCTGACAGTAAACCATAATGGATAGTGATTTTAGCTGGCGCTCGCTGCTATGGTTATAGAATCATATATAGATAGAATGTGGGAATGCGAACTTTCTACCTAAATGCCTGAAACCTAAGAAACATCTTCTTGGCAGAAGAAGGTAATTCAGGATGCCTATTCCATGGCACCCTTACTGAAAAGGAAGCCAGTTCAAGCCTTCTGTAAGGTGTGTCCCTTGGCCCTGgagaaagtgaagaaagagTCACTTTTTTCATACAGATCAACAAATATCAGTTACTTGTGgtcattttgcatttgaacCATCAACTCAGAACtggaaaaacacacacaaaaaacccaaaccaaatcaaaatcCACCACTTTCTATTCATCCCTTTGAATCGTTCCTTCATCTTCATGGTTTTATGCCAGAACACAGAAAGTAGTAGGTCTGATTATTAGAAATGTGTCATTTTCCATAGGAAGccagaacaattttaaaacttatGGAGGAAAACCTGGTAagttttgctgccttttctgaACAGAATTGAAATTGtagcataaaggaaaaaataggttACTTTAATTGGGAAAGCACAACTGCTTTATTCTAGACCATTTCATGAAAGTAAAATTATCCCAATCAAGGTGTTGAGCTGTTAATGACTTAAATTGGTACTTATTTTTTGAGTCTCACAGAGTTTATGTAACATCTAAGAGTGTTACTCCACACACATAGTAATTATAATCCCATC of Grus americana isolate bGruAme1 chromosome 19, bGruAme1.mat, whole genome shotgun sequence contains these proteins:
- the SLC13A5 gene encoding Na(+)/citrate cotransporter isoform X2 — encoded protein: MEAKCAYIIIIMAVYWCTEVIPLAVTSLMPVVFFPLLGVQSSKSVCLQYLNDTNMLFVGGLIVAISVEQWNLHKRIALRVLLILGVKPALLMLGFMIVTAFLSMWISNTATTAMMVPIVQAVLDQMDNTEHDVTMMEQAAGQTNTVIELDEKNASDPTSVHVISNGQVPDDPRSSEEKKMRKRICKGMTLCVCYAASIGGTATLTGTGPNMVLKGQMNQLYPNNNDIVNFASWFGFAFPNMILMLVLAWLWLQCSFMGLNFKKSWGCGTERTAKEKAAYNVLKAEMKKLGPISYAEFNVLLMFVLLVLLWFSRHPGFVKGWATRLFPEGEKYITDSAPAVFIALLLFILPANKPKFIGWNPSRSDPEQTEEDIKKPFLSAPLLDWNVVQRKMPWSIVLLLGGGFALADASANSGLSAWLGHQMTPLGSIPPWAIATVLSLIIAVFTECTSNVATATLFLPVFSSMAASVKIHPLYVMLPGTLSASFAFMLPVATPPNAIVFSYGHIRVLDMVRSGIVMNIIGVFCVTLAINTWGRPMFELDTFPTWANSTTNQ
- the SLC13A5 gene encoding Na(+)/citrate cotransporter isoform X1; translation: MAPTCLRPLLRYRSFAILFLTPLLLLPLPVAVPTREAKCAYIIIIMAVYWCTEVIPLAVTSLMPVVFFPLLGVQSSKSVCLQYLNDTNMLFVGGLIVAISVEQWNLHKRIALRVLLILGVKPALLMLGFMIVTAFLSMWISNTATTAMMVPIVQAVLDQMDNTEHDVTMMEQAAGQTNTVIELDEKNASDPTSVHVISNGQVPDDPRSSEEKKMRKRICKGMTLCVCYAASIGGTATLTGTGPNMVLKGQMNQLYPNNNDIVNFASWFGFAFPNMILMLVLAWLWLQCSFMGLNFKKSWGCGTERTAKEKAAYNVLKAEMKKLGPISYAEFNVLLMFVLLVLLWFSRHPGFVKGWATRLFPEGEKYITDSAPAVFIALLLFILPANKPKFIGWNPSRSDPEQTEEDIKKPFLSAPLLDWNVVQRKMPWSIVLLLGGGFALADASANSGLSAWLGHQMTPLGSIPPWAIATVLSLIIAVFTECTSNVATATLFLPVFSSMAASVKIHPLYVMLPGTLSASFAFMLPVATPPNAIVFSYGHIRVLDMVRSGIVMNIIGVFCVTLAINTWGRPMFELDTFPTWANSTTNQ